The Struthio camelus isolate bStrCam1 chromosome 21, bStrCam1.hap1, whole genome shotgun sequence genome includes the window CCCAGGCCAGGGCCTGCCGCTGCAGCGCGCCTCCTCCTTGTGTTTCCCCGAAACGTCCCCGACGCTGGAGCCGAAAAGCCCGGTTTTTTCCAGCCCCTCGAGCGATCGTTACGTTGCTTTGGCGAGGGCCGAGCCAGCCGTCGGCGTTGGTCCTGGGCAACGTATTTATCCCagctttttggtggtggtggtggtttgttttttcttctttttttgctagGAGTTCGGCAAGCTCTTGGGACTTTAATGAAATCCCCCCCGTCCCGGCTCCGGCCCGCAGCTCGAATGTTCCTCGTTAGTGACTTTATGGCTCAATAATTTACAGCGCGAGCCCTTGCCAGGTTTCTTAAGTGAAACATTTCAAGTatgcaaaacatattttatgcCTTCCTGGCCCAGCTGctcccccgcgcgcccgccggtGCCCCCCGGCCGCTCGCCCCCGGTGCTTTTTGCAACGGCGATAGCCAAAAcgtggccccccccccctccaatgaCCCCCTTTTCAgccctttcttctgcaaaatctGCTGCAATttcttccccggagatattcaaaagccgcctggacgcgaCCCTGGGAAATACGCTGTAGGTGACCCCGCCGGAGCAGGGCCGGACTAGccgatctccggaggtcccttccgacctcgaCCCGTTGTGTGATCCTGCGATTGCCGTGGTCGGGGAGAAACGGAAAGCGGTCCGTTTTCTTGCGTCGCCCGTAGGCAAGGCCGGGGGGTAATCGCTTGCGGAGGGCGCCGGGGCCAAGGCGCGCTCCAACGCCGTTCAGACGTTAAGCTTTCCCGTTGGGGTGGCAGCCGGGTGGAGAGGCGCGAGGCCGAGGGGGAAACTTCCCAGCGCCCCCGGCCTCGCCGGCAGCTCGCTTTATACCTTGGGAGGACGTGAGAAACGGCCCGGGCGGGTGTTTTCTCAGCTGCGGTGGAGGTGGTGTAATACTGCGATGCCCAGCTGCTACCAGCCTGACGGGCTGATAGACGGCGGTGGTGTATAAAGGGACCCGAGGGCGCTGTTTTGGGGCcgttttgtttcgtttttcctCTTCCCCCGCCGGGCTGTAAGCGTAAGGTGCCTGCCCAGGGCCGGGCTTGCTTTTTCACACAAGTTTCAGATTTCAAGTTGCTAACGAAAGTAGGTTATTGCCTGCTCCTGCCCTTCCTGTTCCTCGGTGCCCAGCAGGTTTCGGCTCATCTGGGAGGAAAACGAAAGCGGTCGCTGTAGTTCTGTAGCTGTCCGCGGGCATTGGGTCAAAATCTGGGAATCTGGAGGAGTTTTTAGGTTGGCCGGATCCTGAGATGCGTGGGATTTCGTGGGATTTGGGTTGGGGGGCGACCTCTTGTCCGACACGTCTTCCTACGAGCGGGTGGTCGTGCAACGGGAGGCGGAAGAGCGGAGCCGGATGGTTTCTGCAGGCTCGCGCTCGTCGTCTTGGATCGGACTTGGGGATCGCAGCGGTTTTTACGCAGCCGAGAAGCGTTTTTGCAGGAGGAGGCTTGTaacggggaggaggggggaaggcgaTCGGCGCAACGTGGAAATAAAAGCGCTTTAATACATGGGGTCCGCGCGATTAACCGCCAGGCGCGGCCACGGGAAGCGAGGTCTGTGCCGTTCCCTGCTCTTGCAACTGCTGCTTCGGGGCCTGGGGCAGCGGGTCGCTCTGTCAGCAGGGTCTGGAGAAGAAGATGAAATTTGTTTGCGGAGAAGTGTTAGGGCGCAGCACAGCTCCTCCCCGCACCCTTCCCCAGATGCGTGTTCCTAGCGATAGCCCAGCTGTAGCAGAAACCTGGCCAGACTGGAAATCCTGGTAATCATCCAAATTTCAggttttttcagaatgaaaaagaggAGGTTGTTCTCggtgtttgggattttttccccccctccctcccgccttgGAAACGCGCCGGTTGGGAGGTCCCCCGatggcccggcgcggcggggagccgccgggcgctTCCTGGCATTGTGCTCTCTCttcccgcagggctgctgcgcgACGAGGTGGCCCAGCTCCAGGAGGAGGTTCACCTGCTCCGGCAAATGAAGGAAATGCTGACGAAAGACCTGGAGGAGACGCACGGCGGCAAGTCCACCGAGGTCCTCTCGGCCACCGAGCTCAAGGTGCAGCTGGCACagaaggagcaggagctggcGCGAGCCAAGGAGGCCCTGCAAGGTAAGCGGGGAGAGCCGCGTGCTCGGGGGGCTTCACGTTCAGCCGCTCTCGACTTGCACGGCGCAAACGGGTTCGCGTTTAAGGACCGTGATGCCTGAGCTTGATCGCTCGCTTAGAGGTGGCGCGAAGCTCCCCGGAGCCGAAAATTACTCGTATGCAGCCTAGTTGCGCGAACGTTGCAGCAAGCGCCGGCTGCCCCTCGGGGTGAGATGCGCGAAGCCCGACCTCGCGGTCCTCCTTCTgcatgaggaggaggatggggacgGGGAAGGAGACGGCGTGAGTCGAACGCTGTCCCGCGGGACAGGCGGGAGCGGATCCCGCGACGGGAGCGCGCCGGGCAGCCGGAGATCTCCGCCGGCGCGTCCGGAGACGCTCGTATCATTTCCAGCGTGCCGCGCGGCGCTTCGTCCCGTCAGCTTACATCGAGAGATTAGAGCGCGACGTTGTCAAAAGTTTTTAAGCTCAGAGGCTGAGCGGGGCGCAAGTCGTTGCCGGTCGGAGCTTTTCCGCGGCGGGGTGCGACGCCGCCGGCAGCGCGCCATCccggcggcccgcggggctgcgggaCGCCTGGAGCTGCCCCGTTTGGGGCAATACGGGTGGAATAACAGCGTTTCCATCAGCGCGTTTCGGAGCAGCGTCGTACAGGTAGAGAAGCGAAGCGGTTTCCTCCCACTCCTTTCCCTGCCGAGAGCATACCGCGGCTTTTTACATCCGGGAAGCGCTAAATATGCAAGAGGAAAACTATTTTAAGAATGTTTGCAttcaaaaatatatagatatatagggCCTGTGAAGGTGCTGTGAGGTCGTGCACGCTTCTGCTCACTCAAAAAACGCGCGCCTGGCTTGGGACTCACGAGCTTTTGAGGAACGTAACGGTAAGGAGAGTAAAACCTGCCGCCGCTGCTCGCGCTGGGGCTGTTGTCCCAGGAGAAATGGGTCGGCTGAGCAGGAGGAAAGCATTCGGCTCTGATTATTGGCTTGGTTTTGGGGAGCAAGTGCGACGTGGTGGGGATGATAAGCCGTGGTGCCACGTGCTGTCAAAAAAGCTTTTCTCGCCCCCTCCCCAAGTACTTCTCTCttctcgggagagacttgtgctTGCATCCTGCCAGGGGATGTCGTTACAGAGGTGCGCCGGGGCCAAAACGTTTGCCTGCCGGGCTGTTGCTGGCGTGCGGCCACCTCCCTGTCCCACTTATCGGCGAGATGCTCCCGCAGCAGCGGCCGCCTCCCGCAGGGTATCATTTAACGTCGTTAGCAGATAAACGATATAGAAATCTATTCTCCTTACTGGCGCCGAGCCCGCGAGCGGGGCGCAGCCGGTTAAGAGCGATATTGGCCGGCCGGTCTTAAGGCAGAGGGAAGTTTTAAGGGCAGCGCGGGATTTGCCGGCGGTTTGTTTTACTCGGCCCCAGCGCTTTTAAGCGCCCCGGTCCTGCAGAACGGCGCTTCTCCGGCCGGCGACAGCTGCTCGCACCCGTTGGGCGGCGGACGAATCGCGGACGGCGACGTTGCTGCTCCGGATGGGTTTTTCTTGATCCGAAGGCAGCAAATCCCCCAAAACGCCGAGACAACGCTTCTCTCGGTTCCCGAAACTCCAGCGCGCTGCCGAAGGGGGTTCGTTTTGTAAGAGCGCGGATTAAGCGTCCCTCCCTGCGTCCTCGAGATACCTTCCCAGGCCTTTTCGAGAGCGTTTGCTGCagcataaaagaaacaaacaaacaaaaaaagctgcctGCAGAGCCTTTCCCTTAGCAGCAAGGTTTTTCgggagaggagaggaacaaaGATCCGCTTTTCCTTTTGTTCCCGTGCGGTTGCAGCAAGCAGGAACGCTAGGCGCGGAGTAGATTGGCCCCGAAGCAGCGCAGGACGCTCCGGAGGAGGCGCTCGAGAGGGTCGCCGCGTCCCTGGGAGCCGGACGTGCGTTTTCTGCCTCTTTATTTGCTCCTTGCCCTGGGCTGGTTCCGCTCCgatcccttcctttcctcccgtCCTTCCGTTTGGATCGTTGTAAGGTGCAAATAAAATCCGACGTCACGCGCTTCTCGCTCCCTTTGCAGGGCGAGGTGCTCTTACGGGGATTTGCCGGACGCGAGCGGCTCGGGGGCTTAGCGGAGCCAGCGGGAGAGGAAAGCCAGACCTATTGCAAAGCCGGTTTGAAAGCCAGACCTATTGCAATGGCGAATTTGTGGGTTTAGTAGCTGAATCGGAGcaataaaaaaaagggagggcgTTGCACAGACGTTGGGATCGCGCAGGGCTTCGCGCTCCAGGGCTGAGGTCTCTCCCACGGCCAGATGTGATGCACAGATGTTGAGGTCTGAACCTGGAGACGGGGCGGCTGCGtctttaattacaaaataaagaGCGGCCACGTCATTCCCGCGCAGGGCTGCCCGATTTTATGGGTTAGTCCTGGCGACAATATTGGATTTCATGCATGGGACAGAGGAACAGCAGAAATTAAGTGAACGTTAATGCGACGAGACGGTTCGCGCCTTCCCCGTGGGCAGAGCCTGGCTGAGCTGCGAGCTCGCGGTTCCCGGCGCTGGCAAAGGCGGACGCCGCTCCAGCACGGCTGGAGTCGCCTCCGATTCCCTTCTCCGCCTGCTGCACCCGGCTCTTAGAAAACCCAAGAGCCGAGGTTTTCGGTGGCGGTCCCCCTCGCTCGCAGCCCTCTCCGGCGGGCCGATGGGTAAAGGGCGAGCAGGCTAAACGGGTTTTAGCACAGCGGGGAAGTGCGTTTTCCTTGCTCCCCGCTCCCGACTGCTGGGCGTTGGGTGCTGCGTCCTCTCCGCCTTGCCGGTAGCCCCGCAGCTTGCCCCACTAACGGGCCGTTTTTGcccaactttttattttctcctgcctCTTTCTTGCGTTTGCAACGAGGTTCTCAGGTGAGTGGCGCATCTTTTCAGCTCAGGAGCGCATCAGTTTTGGAGCAGCGGAAagaagcggggaggggggagaaaatgcACCGATTCCCGTGCGCCCCGGGGACGCCCGATATCGGGCGACGGTTTGCGCGGGATAGAGGGAAAGCGGCCATATCGTTTCACGGCGCGCGCAGCGTAGTTTGTCTGGGCTGAGCGAGGCGCTGCGAGCTGGCAGCCGTGTTTACCCAGCGCTTGGAAAACCCTCCCGGAGAAGCACTTCGCAGAGGCGCCGTTCGGGAAGCGAACGGCTGGCGGCTAATCCGGGACGCTCCGACGTCCCCGCGCTCAGAAACCCCCCCGGAGCATCAGCCCGGGGTTTGGCAGAGGCGGGCAGCAGCGCGCGATGCTCGGAGCGAACGACACTTGGCAAGTATTAAACCTTCCGAAACTTGATGTACTCTCCTTGTAATAACACTTCCGagcgatttctttttttttttttttttttggcaagggaTGGCGTATTTGCCGTAAATCTTGAAGGACCTTGAGCGCTGGCCACTAACGAAAACAAAACCTgccaaaaacaccaaaaaaaccacCCACCCGGATATTTGGATGCCAACGCATAAGGCGCGCGTGCGGCGAGCGAAAAGCCTCTCCGCGCCGCTCGCGGTTTTAACCGAACGAGCGGCTGCCATCAGCCGTCGGCCCCGCAAAGGGGGAACAGCTTCGTTAGCtggcttttcttttaattacCGCCTAGGCTGATTATTTTTAGCCTGCGCTCTTCCGTGTCGCCTTATGCCAAAGTGGTTGCTTGCTTGCGCGTTTTTGCAGTAAGCGATTGGAGCGAGATCTTGGCGCGTGAATTAAATCCTGCCTGGGGGAGACGGGATACAGCGGCTGTCGTTTAGGGAGCGATTTTATATATCCCCCCCTCGAGATTTGCCTCGCTGACGGGGGACGGCTGGAGGGCGCCCGGTTTTCCCCGCCGCGCTCGGGGTGGGAGGATCGGACGCCCGACGCGGGTTTTTGCTCGCGGCGGTTTGGGTCTCGGCTGGCGCCGAAGCTCGCGAGAGAAATCACCCCGGCcggaggaaggaaggagcagagcCCGACTTCTCCGCGCAAACGGCTCTTTAACGGAGGGAAAAAGAGAGGCGGGAAGCCAAGGTTACGGCAGGTGTTAATTGCTCTAAGGAGACTTAATTTCCTTTTACGCCTGCCGTGATAATGATTTTCTTGTATTCCTCGTTCAGGTCTCTATCCCGCCGGCGTCTCGTCGGGATGAGCGCGGAGCTTTTTTAACGTTTGTGCGCCAGCGGGACTTGGGAGCCCGTGCGCGTTGGACAAATTGCCCGGCGGCTCAGGCGGGACCGTGCGGGGCCTGCTGAACCCCCGGGGCCCGCGAAATGGCGCCTTAACCGCGACGTATAGGATGGCGGCGGGGGCATTGCCCGTTCCCCGGGAAAACGCCGTTCCCTCCCTTCGCCCTCTATTTCGGGGCGAAGCGGAGCGAGGCGTTAgtcctgcccggcccccggcaTCGCCccgctttaaaaataaagctcccCGCGCTCTCTCCCGCAGCCATGAAGGCCGACCGCAAGCGCTTGAAGGCCGAGAAGACGGACCTGGTGAGCCAGATGCAGCAGCTGTACGCCACGCTGGAGAGCCGCGAGGAGCAGCTCCGCGACTTCATCCGCAACTACGAGCAGCACCGGAAAGTGAGTGTTTCGGCGGCGAAAAGGCCCGCGGCAGCCgggaataaataaatagagaaggAGATCCGGCCGAGGATCAAAACTGAGCTTGGTTTGAAGGCACGGCTTCATGATGGGGCTcagactgcagaaaagaaactCATCAGCATCAGCCCTATCTTTTCCTGTGCGCCGAAACCTTGAAATAGCTTATTTCCAGGGACACGTTTTATGGTTGCCCTTAAGGTTAAGAGCTTGTTCAACGAACGCCCAAACCGCAACGTCTAGAGTAAGCTCCTTGATAATAAATAGCGTTTCTCTGCCTGTTTTCAGCGTCTGAGCTCCGTTTAGAAGAGAAAGAAGGTTCAAGTGGTTTTTAGGCACGGTTTACTGTTTCGTTTTTGATTAGCCCATATAGAGGCATCCCCCGAAACGAGCAACCGTGGGAATCCAACCTCTACAATGATTCTGGGCTTTTTTCCATGCAAGGGGAgaaatttgctatttttaaagcattgtgCCAAGGGAACATTGCTTGCATGCAGCtctggggttgttttttgtttgttttcttttttaaagggaaCTTGGAGGGTTTGTTTAATCTCCTGCCATCAgaaattttttgtaattttaaacgCGCACACCCTGCCCTGCGGTCAGGTGCATAGCCTGAAAACGCCATGAGAAAGAGttgcgcctcctcctcctcccggcgcTTGTGCTTGCTCCCAGCCCTAAATGCTTGCTGCTGGAGGTAAGCCGGAGGCTGCGACTCCTTgctcccgccggccgcgctctctctgctgcctttctggcaAAAGGCTGCTGTTTCCACTAGGGACGCTTGTGATATGTAAAGCTGACATTTGCCTTTTAGCACCGAAGTGATTGGATGGCCCCCGAGAGGGTCATGTCCGCAGCGCGACGGAGGCTGGGAGAGGTTTTGCTGTAACCTCGCTGCCTTGCCGCGTCAGCAGAGGGGTGTTTGGCAGGCAGACGAGGACACCTGAGTTTTGCTTCTTGGGGCGCTTCGGGTCGGGAGTCATAACTGCATACCCGCGGGTGTCCCGGCAGGAGAGCGAGGACGCGGTGAAAGCCCTGGCGAAGGAGAAGGACCTGCTGGAGCGGGAGAAGTGGGAGCTGCGCCGGCAAGCCAAGGAGGCGACGGACCACGCCAGCGCCCTCCGCTCCCAGCTGGACCTCAAGGACAACCGCATGAAGGAGCTGGAGGCCGAGCTGGCCATGGTGAGCGGTGGTGGCCTCGGCCACACCAGCCCTGCTGGTCATTCGGGGCGattgagggttgtttttttttttaaacatggtggGTGCTTCTGTTTGATTGTCCAGGGAAGCGAAATATTGAGCAGGAGGAAAGCTCCTCGCCAGCTTCGCCGGGGAGCGGCGGAGGCACCAGCAGGGCTGTTGGACGTGCCTGAACCGCCGCCGGCCGCTGGCTTTCCCTTGGCGCCCGTGCCTTCTCGGGCGCCTTGGCCCGGTGTGCAGGCGATGGGCCTCTGTAGGACATCTGGCTCAGCTGCGGGCCCAGCTTTCTCGCGAGCTGCTTTACTTGCAGCCTGCTTTGTTTTATTCCTCTTGCCCGGCCGATCGAGCGCTCAAAAACCCCCGCGAATTTTGATGCGGGTAAAGGCTGCTTATTGCGACGTGGGCGGAAAGCAGGTTCGTGGCTCAAaatgctgctgggagaggagccTGGATCTCCTTGGCGGAGGGGAGCAACACCCACCGATTGGGGTGCTTCTCTGCAAAGGCGAGCGCGAGCCCGCCGGTCCAGCGCCGCCGGGGTGGCTCTGCGAGCCGTGCCGCCCGAGACGTTGAGTTTCCCCCTCCCGCGTGTCCCTTCCTCAGGCCAAGCAGTCACTAGCCACGCTGACCAAGGACGTCCCCAAGCGGCACTCGCTGGCCATGCCGGGCGAGACGGTGCTCAACGGCAACCAGGAGTGGGTGATGCAAGCCGACCTGCCGCTCACGGCCGCCATCCGGCAGAGCCAGCAGACCCTCTACCACTCGCACCCCCAGCACTCGGCAGACCGGCAAGGTGAGCCTGGGaaaccgccgcgccgcccggcctcgACCTCTCCCCAGCGGGATGTCCCTGGGGTCGGCACTTGCTGGTCGCGGGAAAAAGGTAGAGGTTTAAGCGCGTGTGAGTTTTGGAGGCAACGGGCCAACTCTCCAGCTGGTGCAGTTTGGCTTCGTTCGCCTGGCATCAGCGTGGCTCAGGCTGGTGAACCCTAGCTGCAAATCTGGCCTGCAGACCTCGGCCAACTTCCGTCTGAAGCTTGAAAATTGCCCTTTGAATAGCAAAGGCTCCTTCCCAGCTTGAAATGAAGGCTTCCCTCGAGCCCCCGCGTTTTTCTCCGCAATTGTTGCCTATCTGGAAGAGATGTAGTTAGCTTCATACGTGAGCTTTCCTCTTCACCCGTGAGCTTCGCCCTTCACAGGCACCGCTGCGCCTGGAAGGGGCTGCCAAGATCAGGTAGCCGGGGTGGCGTGAAGGTCCTCGTGGGGGAGGCGGTGGTGATGTCCCTATCAATCCCCCTGACGCCCGGTCCGTCCCTTGCGTTGCAGCTGTCAGAGTGAGCCCCTGTCATTCGCGGCAGCCCTCCATCATCTCCGACGCGTCCGCCGCCGAAGGCGACAGGTCGTCGACGCCGAGCGACATCAACTCGCCCCGGCATCGAACGCATTCGCTCTGCAACGTAAGGCGCTTGCCAAGGCCAATGGTGCCACCCGTCTCCCTCTTCCCCTAGGGCCTATCCGAAGCCTGCTGCAGGCATTTTGGGGCCTTTGGTATAGATCCTAACGTGTGCCAAAACTCCCTGCACGCTGCCCCTGCCTTGGCGTTGGCTTTTGACCCGTGCGCTGTCACGGCTGCGGCCATGCGTCCtgcaaggcagcaggaggccGCGCTTCTTGGAAAACAGCCGTATACGGGAGCATACAGCTAAGCATGGCTAAGGGAATATTTTATGGGCCGTTACGATGGGGGGAAGGCTGCTTGAGGTCAATTTAGGATAAAAATCTAGATGATTTAATTGGTTTTGCCTCACTGAAtcactcagagaaaaaaaaaatttttgtttttcatgttccGGAAACCATAGAAATATGAATTTCCTTCTCGGTGGACT containing:
- the KAZN gene encoding kazrin isoform X1; translated protein: MVAPGGFAPICMRLSLQADVPLVLACCTASPDLSRMETQPGLLRDEVAQLQEEVHLLRQMKEMLTKDLEETHGGKSTEVLSATELKVQLAQKEQELARAKEALQAMKADRKRLKAEKTDLVSQMQQLYATLESREEQLRDFIRNYEQHRKESEDAVKALAKEKDLLEREKWELRRQAKEATDHASALRSQLDLKDNRMKELEAELAMAKQSLATLTKDVPKRHSLAMPGETVLNGNQEWVMQADLPLTAAIRQSQQTLYHSHPQHSADRQAVRVSPCHSRQPSIISDASAAEGDRSSTPSDINSPRHRTHSLCNGDSPGPVQKNLHNPIVQSLEDLEDQKRKKKKEKMGFGSISRVFARGKQRKSLDPGLFDGTAPDYYIEEDADW
- the KAZN gene encoding kazrin isoform X4, producing MAVLEERCKAGLLRDEVAQLQEEVHLLRQMKEMLTKDLEETHGGKSTEVLSATELKVQLAQKEQELARAKEALQAMKADRKRLKAEKTDLVSQMQQLYATLESREEQLRDFIRNYEQHRKESEDAVKALAKEKDLLEREKWELRRQAKEATDHASALRSQLDLKDNRMKELEAELAMAKQSLATLTKDVPKRHSLAMPGETVLNGNQEWVMQADLPLTAAIRQSQQTLYHSHPQHSADRQAVRVSPCHSRQPSIISDASAAEGDRSSTPSDINSPRHRTHSLCNGDSPGPVQKNLHNPIVQSLEDLEDQKRKKKKEKMGFGSISRVFARGKQRKSLDPGLFDGTAPDYYIEEDADW
- the KAZN gene encoding kazrin isoform X2, with the protein product MTNAKDPKDTMDPSPVTSSAATGPVTFSQVFGQQCQLMEAGLLRDEVAQLQEEVHLLRQMKEMLTKDLEETHGGKSTEVLSATELKVQLAQKEQELARAKEALQAMKADRKRLKAEKTDLVSQMQQLYATLESREEQLRDFIRNYEQHRKESEDAVKALAKEKDLLEREKWELRRQAKEATDHASALRSQLDLKDNRMKELEAELAMAKQSLATLTKDVPKRHSLAMPGETVLNGNQEWVMQADLPLTAAIRQSQQTLYHSHPQHSADRQAVRVSPCHSRQPSIISDASAAEGDRSSTPSDINSPRHRTHSLCNGDSPGPVQKNLHNPIVQSLEDLEDQKRKKKKEKMGFGSISRVFARGKQRKSLDPGLFDGTAPDYYIEEDADW
- the KAZN gene encoding kazrin isoform X3, with the translated sequence MKSDREESKPGLLRDEVAQLQEEVHLLRQMKEMLTKDLEETHGGKSTEVLSATELKVQLAQKEQELARAKEALQAMKADRKRLKAEKTDLVSQMQQLYATLESREEQLRDFIRNYEQHRKESEDAVKALAKEKDLLEREKWELRRQAKEATDHASALRSQLDLKDNRMKELEAELAMAKQSLATLTKDVPKRHSLAMPGETVLNGNQEWVMQADLPLTAAIRQSQQTLYHSHPQHSADRQAVRVSPCHSRQPSIISDASAAEGDRSSTPSDINSPRHRTHSLCNGDSPGPVQKNLHNPIVQSLEDLEDQKRKKKKEKMGFGSISRVFARGKQRKSLDPGLFDGTAPDYYIEEDADW
- the KAZN gene encoding kazrin isoform X5; protein product: MKEMLTKDLEETHGGKSTEVLSATELKVQLAQKEQELARAKEALQAMKADRKRLKAEKTDLVSQMQQLYATLESREEQLRDFIRNYEQHRKESEDAVKALAKEKDLLEREKWELRRQAKEATDHASALRSQLDLKDNRMKELEAELAMAKQSLATLTKDVPKRHSLAMPGETVLNGNQEWVMQADLPLTAAIRQSQQTLYHSHPQHSADRQAVRVSPCHSRQPSIISDASAAEGDRSSTPSDINSPRHRTHSLCNGDSPGPVQKNLHNPIVQSLEDLEDQKRKKKKEKMGFGSISRVFARGKQRKSLDPGLFDGTAPDYYIEEDADW